The Dromaius novaehollandiae isolate bDroNov1 chromosome 5, bDroNov1.hap1, whole genome shotgun sequence genome window below encodes:
- the CCDC177 gene encoding coiled-coil domain-containing protein 177: MVEPAAEPPPQPCAAPGAAGAAALPGEPARPGEQSPLLHLDLYNFDCAEAEGSRYVLTSPRSLEACARCAVRPVELLPRALGELLREAPGRSMRVAAGLYEAYERERRRKLQQCREERERIIREEKRRILAPLGSLPPSPAARPAPRAASAAAGPRSGGEARASAGAKTKSHSLDSLQKRREGVWGKTSSESGASSSYSGESLRERGGKGHPQERAGAAANSLLGRSFSLGDLSHSPQTAQRVERIVREVKRKKGLREVPERDKKIAALMIAKHQEASLLREQRQAAHLQWDSQRRLAEQRKEQEEKEKQRALVQGQRMWECQVEKRRGRLTQEQQEAALLKQKQRLVCEERWREQAEKQERLRREKLERAIQEDKQKKLHQEHNLKAKEDGKKEHREREEQLLQEKLSTAARKRLRKEVQLQKEKKLLNQAEKLKHEALLKELAKQEAEEKEMLKASLEMSLTKAQENYEQLMEKRNQELREKARREELQIQRAKLAAERKEREQKEHLEALAKETERKLQHAAQVAEEVVQEKARKVVMSRLEKEKVQKLNKQKVEQYEDLRRREILLSIERKLERSEQIFKEKKTVLENARSVARASFHVREKVREETNMRTFDKMALEAELHANLDKK, translated from the coding sequence ATGGTGGAGCCGGCGGCGGAGCCGCCCCCGCAGCCCTGTGCAGcacccggcgcggcgggggccgcggcgctgccgggggagCCAGCGCGGCCCGGCGAGCAGTCGCCGCTGCTGCACCTGGACCTGTACAACTTCGACTGCGCGGAGGCGGAGGGCAGCCGCTACGTGCTGACCAGCCCGCGGTCGCTGGAGGCCTGCGCCCGCTGCGCGGTGCGGCCCGTGGAGCTGCTGCCGCGGGCCCTGGGGGAGCTGCTGCGCGAGGCCCCGGGGCGGTCCATGCGGGTGGCCGCCGGCCTCTACGAGGCCTACGAGAGGGAGCGGCGGCGGAAGCTGCAGCAGTGCCGGGAGGAGCGGGAGAGGATCATccgggaggagaagaggagaatcCTGGCGCCCCTCGGCAGCCTGCCGCCCTcgcctgccgcccgcccggcccccagGGCCGCCTccgctgccgcggggccccggtcCGGCGGGGAGGCCAGGGCCTCGGCGGGCGCCAAGACCAAGAGCCACTCCCTGGACTCGCTGCAGAAGCGGCGGGAGGGCGTCTGGGGCAAGACCTCCTCGGAGTCGGGGGCCTCGTCCTCCTACAGCGGGGAGAGCCTGCGGGAGCGCGGGGGCAAGGGGCACCCCCAGgagcgggcaggggctgctgccaactCCCTGCTGGGGCGCAGCTTCAGCCTGGGCGACCTCAGCCACTCGCCGCAGACCGCCCAGCGGGTGGAGAGGATCGTCAGGGAGGTGAAGAGGAAGAAGGGCCTCAGGGAGGTGCCCGAGAGGGACAAGAAGATCGCGGCCCTGATGATCGCCAAGCACCAGGAGGCCAGCCTCCTCCGGGAGCAGCGGCAGGCGGCCCACCTGCAGTgggacagccagcggcgcctggCGGAGCAGcggaaggagcaggaggagaaggagaagcagagggCTCTCGTGCAGGGCCAGCGGATGTGGGAGTGCCAAGTGGAGAAGCGGCGAGGGAGGCTgacccaggagcagcaggaggccgCCCTGCTGAAGCAGAAGCAGCGGCTGGTGTGCGAGGAGAGGTGGCGGGAGCAAGCGGAGAAGCAGGAGCGGCTGCGGAGGGAGAAGCTGGAGAGGGCCATCCAGGAGGACAAGCAGAAGAAACTCCATCAAGAGCACAACTTGAAGGCAAAGGAGGATGGCAAGAAGGAGCACCGAGAGCGAGAGGAGCAGCTTCTGCAAGAGAAGCTGTCCACAGCTGCTCGGAAGAGGCTGAGGAAGGAGGTGCAgctgcagaaggagaagaaactgCTCAACCAAGCGGAGAAGCTGAAGCATGAAGCCTTGCTCAAGGAGCTGGCCAAGCAAGAGGCAGAAGAGAAGGAGATGCTGAAGGCCTCCCTGGAGATGAGTTTAACAAAGGCTCAGGAGAACTATGAGCAGCTAATGGAGAAGAGAAACCAGGAGCTGAGGGAGAAGGCCAGGCGGGAGGAGTTGCAGATTCAGAGAGCCAAACTggcagcagaaaggaaggaaagagagcaaaaggagcacttggaggccctggctaaagagacagagagaaagctcCAGCATGCTGCCCAGGTGGCTGAAGAGGTGGTCCAGGAGAAAGCCCGCAAGGTGGTCATGAGCCGGCTGGAGAAGGAGAAGGTGCAAAAGCTCAACAAGCAAAAGGTAGAGCAGTACGAGGACTTACGGCGCAGGGAGATCCTCCTCTCCATAGAGAGGAAGCTGGAGAGGAGTGAGCAGATCTTCAAGGAGAAGAAGACTGTCTTAGAAAACGCCAGATCTGTTGCTCGGGCATCCTTCCATGTCCGGGAAAAGGTACGGGAGGAGACGAACATGCGCACCTTTGACAAGATGGCCTTGGAAGCAGAACTGCATGCCAACCTGGATAAGAAATGA